The following are encoded in a window of Acipenser ruthenus unplaced genomic scaffold, fAciRut3.2 maternal haplotype, whole genome shotgun sequence genomic DNA:
- the LOC117395641 gene encoding small ribosomal subunit protein mS29 — protein MALTRLNRIVQLSHTVSLTRPLHGSGCGLQLGAATQTEAPMESPRAVFRTSESEPASHGEQHIGQFYTIPPSQVKTIFPHGLPYRFQQQIKTFNEACLMVRKPALELIGYLKKADPTHPSVRYVLYGERGTGKSLSLCQALHHCSLQDWLILHVPDAHLWVKNCKELMASSYHRARFDQPIEASVWLKNFRVTNERFLKQIKTSQKYVWSKREFTDEGRPLGEIVDQGVTRVKNASDAVGVVLKELKAQARPGSYRLVVGVDGVNALWGRTTLRKEDRSLIDPSELTLVHNLRKMMKNDWCGGAVIATVTQTGSVFTPSSAYLPQELLGKEGFDFLDPFLPVLVPAYSEKEFESSYQYYRDRRWIQHHTGHTEEGKKELLFLSNRNPAALERLCAFL, from the exons ATGGCTTTGACGAGGCTGAATAGGATCGTACAGCTCAGCCACACG GTGAGCCTGACACGCCCCCTCCACGGCAGTGGGTGTGGCCTGCAGCTGGGAGCCGCCACTCAAACAGAAGCACCAATGGAGAGCCCCCGGGCGGTGTTTAGAACTTCAGAATCGGAACCT gCCAGTCACGGGGAGCAGCACATTGGCCAGTTCTACACCATTCCACCCAGTCAGGTGAAAACCATCTTCCCACATGGACTGCCTTACCGATTCCAGCAGCAG ATCAAGACGTTCAACGAGGCTTGTCTGATGGTGCGGAAGCCGGCGCTGGAGCTGATTGGCTACCTGAAGAAGGCAGACCCCACCCACCCCAGCGTGCGCTACGTGCTCT acggGGAGAGGGGCACAGGgaagtctctgtctctgtgtcaagCGCTTCATCACTGCAGCCTGCAGGACTGGCTCATCCTGCACGTCCCTGACG CTCACCTGTGGGTGAAGAACTGCAAGGAGCTGATGGCCTCCTCCTATCACAGGGCTCGCTTTGACCAGCCAATCGAGGCGTCCGTGTGGCTCAAGAACTTCCGGGTCACCAACGAGCGCTTCCTGAagcag ATCAAGACAAGTCAAAAGTACGTCTGGAGCAAAAGGGAGTTCACTGACGAGGGCCGGCCACTAGGGGAGATAGTGGACCAG GGAGTGACCCGAGTGAAGAATGCCAGTGATGCGGTGGGGGTGGTTCTGAAGGAGCTGAAGGCCCAGGCCCGGCCCGGTTCCTATCGCTTGGTGGTCGGTGTGGACGGGGTCAACGCTCTGTGGGGACGGACCACCCTGCGCAAGGAGGACAGGAGTCTG atTGACCCCAGTGAGCTCACCCTCGTTCACAACCTGaggaagatgatgaagaacgaCTGG TGTGGCGGAGCGGTGATCGCCACGGTAACGCAGACCGGCTCCGTCTTCACGCCTAGCTCCGCCTACCTGCCCCAGGAGCTGCTGGGAAAG GAGGGTTTTGACTTTCTGGACCCCTTCCTGCCTGTCCTGGTACCAGCCTACAGTGAGAAGGAGTTTGAGAGCTCCTACCAGTACTACAGAGACCGGCGCTGGATCCAACATCACACAG GACACACCGAGGAGGGCAAGAAGGAGCTTCTCTTTCTGAGCAACAGGAACCCAGCTGCCCTGGAGAGGCTCTGCGCTTTCCTCTGA
- the LOC131729632 gene encoding M1-specific T cell receptor beta chain-like has translation MACCSAGCLLLLVAHFFLFLSANPSYLFARVGQPQPVTVPCVFDWKLDSTDQVRWFRDNASGGLSDLVAGRCGDAGSQCTVNDGAVSLTIQNPQRNDSGRYYCAEYSTSSLRFSNGSVVIVSGGSDDSSVNRSVSILAPAVSGSALDSNATLTLVCLIRGLSSPSVLVRWFISGKLTAQGTPISGTKVKEGGEGEGDRYAATSRLTIPVETWRSGAQCACEAQWGQDAAMLSRNVSYSGIHGAGLAAERCLVQYGVFSGVSLLALSAALCGCALWTRRPFKPASTEDSTCVTYKRAPGGGGVPKRGEEDSLVTYASLEFESQKKNRKKRRI, from the exons ATGGCGTGCTGTTCGGCCGGCTGCCTGTTGCTTTTGGTCGCTCACT ttttTCTCTTCCTCAGTGCAAATCCCTCGTATCTTTTCGCTCGGGTCGGACAGCCCCAGCCCGTGACCGTCCCCTGTGTCTTCGATTGGAAACTCGACTCTACCGATCAGGTCCGCTGGTTCCGAGACAACGCGAGCGGGGGACTGAGCGATCTCGTCGCTGGTAGATGCGGAGATGCGGGCTCCCAATGCACGGTTAACGATGGAGCCGTCTCGCTGACAATCCAGAACCCCCAGAGAAACGATAGCGGGCGGTATTACTGCGCTGAATACAGCACCAGCTCTCTGAGGTTCTCAAACGGGTCCGTCGTGATCGTGTCTGGAG GTTCGGATGATTCCTCTGTGAATCGGTCAGTGTCTATCCTGGCCCCCGCTGTCTCCGGCAGCGCGCTCGATTCCAATGCGACCCTGACGTTAGTGTGTCTGATCCGGGGTCTCTCCTCGCCCTCGGTCCTGGTCCGATGGTTCATCTCCGGTAAGCTCACGGCGCAGGGGACGCCGATCTCCGGGACCAAAGTGAAGGAGggcggagagggagagggagacagataCGCCGCTACCAGCCGCCTGACAATCCCGGTGGAGACGTGGAGAAGCGGGGCGCAGTGCGCATGCGAGGCGCAATGGGGCCAGGACGCTGCGATGCTCAGCAGGAATGTTTCATACTCTGGGATTCACGGAGCGG gtctggCTGCAGAGCGGTGTCTGGTTCAGTACGGCGTGTTCTCCGGGGTCtccctcctcgctctctccgcggCTCTCTGCGGCTGCGCGCTGTGGACCCGCCGCCCCTTCAAACCAG CGTCCACTGAAGACTCCACGTGCGTCACTTACAAACGAGCCCCCGGCGGCGGCGGCGTCCCAAAG AGAGGTGAAGAGGACAGCCTGGTCACCTACGCGAGCTTGGAGTTTGAATCTCAGAAGAAGAACAGAAAGAAAAGACGCATATAA